In a genomic window of Chroicocephalus ridibundus chromosome 14, bChrRid1.1, whole genome shotgun sequence:
- the GRIN2C gene encoding glutamate receptor ionotropic, NMDA 2C — protein MGRAPAHALLLSMVLGCSAAFTDLLLPGPEEPVVNVAVVFGGTSYPLHIRSRLSPQSFLDMPLEIHPITVIVNNTNPSTLLTQICDILASHKIHGIVFEDNVGTEAVAQILDFISSQTQVPVISISGGSAVVLTPKEPGSAFLQLGVSIEQQIQVIFKVLEEYDWGSFAVITSLYPGYNIFLDVIRSFTDASYFGWELQEVLTFEMSQERSSSRTQRLLRQIDAQVLIVYCSRDEAEYLFTMAEQAGLVGPGYVWIVPSLTVGNMEVPPASFPVGLISVVTESWKLSLRQKVRDGVAIIAMGAASFFRAHGYLPEVGWDCWAPARATATNTSFYRHLLNVTWEHRDFSFNEGGYLIRPTMVVISLNQHRLWEMVGKWEKGIIHMKYPVWPRYGSFLQPVADNRHLTVATLEERPFVIVENTDPSTGVCVRNTVPCRKQTNSSQSGDGLVDPYTKLCCKGFCIDILKKLAKAVKFSYDLYLVTNGKHGKIVRGVWNGMIGEVYYKRADMAIGSLTINEERSEIVDFSVPFVETGISVMVARSNGTVSPSAFLEPYSPAVWVMMFVMCLTVVAITVFVFEYFSPVGYNQNLTSGKRPGGPTFTIGKSVWLLWALVFNNSVPIENPKGTTSKIMVLIWAFFAVIFLASYTANLAAFMIQEQYIDTVSGLSDRKFQKPQEQYPPFRFGTVPNGSTERNIRSNYPDMHTHMVKYNQRSVEDALTSLKMGKLDAFIYDAAVLNYMAGKDEGCKLVTIGSGKVFATTGYGIALQKDSRWKRAIDLALLQFLGDGETQKLETVWLSGICQNEKNEVMSSKLDIDNMAGVFYMLLVAMGLSLLVFAWEHLVYWKLRHSVPKSHKLDFLLAISRGIYSCFSGVQTLASPGRAPTPDVTASSAQANVLKMLQAAKEMVSTASVGGSLEQATRTIEDWSSHSERLQTTFSLRTPQLVVQNSTGAHRGPPYSTAPTERLGRASAPKGAPLGLPLPQPIPVDSRLPGEEKWRGTNEHVPRLLHPLKFRGGCAGDETLLGFPHLLVKTTSPGGDIGEQALMGNHIGAPLPPPTSPRDLPPPDIYREHKRPSGRGERLQNTPLLPGDGGQRGSGTLPQLPSAAEKRREVGSPFLPPSCPRGAFPKATRTCRAGGEPARPEAAVMEREKPSRWANSARVPGERGEKRRTGGVRRCGAARLPARADVPDLFPEAEAGYGCGPRCPQATSRLAPRSPMVRLPSYREACRQNPRATTTTAPACAPYACMNSYANLPLYLGHLSRGSPLPREHPGVLAGCGRGPGRWAGGCRDCGRRGETALLRAVGTERRDPLVAHGVTSPCAGGSWRRVSSLESEV, from the exons ATGGGCAGAGCGCCGGCGCACGCTCTGCTACTGTCGATGGTGCTGGGCTGCTCGGCTGCCTTCACGGACCTCCTGCTGCCGGGCCCCGAGGAACCCGTGGTCAACGTGGCCGTGGTGTTTGGGGGTACGTCCTACCCGCTGCACATCCGCTCCCGCCTGAGTCCCCAGAGCTTCTTGGACATGCCCCTGGAGATCCACCCCATCACAGTCATCGTCAACAACACcaaccccagcaccctcctcACCCAGATCTGCGACATCCTCGCCAGCCACAAGATCCACGGCATCGTCTTCGAGGACAACGTCGGCACGGAGGCTGTGGCCCAGATCCTTGACTTCATCTCCTCCCAGACCCAGGTCCCTGTCATCAGCATCAGCGGGGGGTCTGCTGTAGTCCTGACCCCGAAG GAGCCTGGCTCAGCTTTCCTGCAGTTGGGTGTCTCCATCGAGCAGCAAATCCAGGTGATCTTCAAGGTGCTGGAGGAATACGACTGGGGCTCCTTTGCCGTCATCACCAGCCTCTACCCGGGCTACAACATCTTCTTGGACGTCATCCGCTCCTTCACGGACGCCAGCTACtttggctgggagctgcaggaggtgctCACCTTTGAGATGAGCCAGGAGCGGAGCAGCTCCAGGACGCAGCGGCTCCTGCGGCAGATCGATGCCCAGGTCCTCATCGTTTACTGCTCGCGGGACGAAGCCGAATACCTCTTCACCATGGCAGAGCAAGCCGGCCTTGTGGGGCCGGGATACGTCTGGATTGTGCCCAGCCTGACAGTGGGCAACATGGAGGTGCCACCCGCCTCCTTCCCCGTCGGCCTCATCAGTGTGGTGACGGAGAGCTGGAAGCTGAGCCTGCGGCAGAAGGTGCGGGATGGGGTGGCCATCATTGCCATGGGGGCAGCCAGCTTCTTCCGGGCCCACGGCTACCTCCCGGAGGTGGGATGGGACTGCTGGGCTCCCGCCAGGGCCACTGCCACCAACACCAGCTTCTACCG GCACCTCCTCAATGTGACGTGGGAGCACAGGGACTTCTCCTTCAATGAAGGTGGCTACCTGATCAGGCCCACCATGGTGGTGATATCGCTCAACCAGCACCGGCTCTGGGAGATG GTGGGCAAGTGGGAGAAAGGCATCATCCATATGAAATACCCGGTGTGGCCCCGCTACGGCTCCTTCCTGCAGCCCGTGGCTGATAACCGCCACCTGACAGTGGCCACACTGGAGGAGAGACCCTTCGTCATCGTGGAGAACACGGACCCCAGCACCGGGGTCTGCGTGCGCAACACCGTGCCCTGCCGCAAGCAAACCAACTCCTCCCAGAG TGGCGATGGCCTTGTGGATCCCTACACCAAGCTGTGCTGCAAGGGCTTCTGCATCGACATCCTGAAGAAGCTGGCCAAGGCAGTGAAGTTCTCCTATGACCTCTACCTGGTGACCAATGGCAAACATGGCAAGATCGTCCGTGGGGTCTGGAACGGCATGATTGGTGAG GTGTACTACAAGCGCGCGGACATGGCCATTGGCTCCCTCACCATCAATGAGGAGCGCTCCGAGATCGTGGACTTCTCCGTGCCCTTCGTGGAGACGGGCATCAGCGTCATGGTGGCCAGGAGCAATGGCACCGTCTCCCCCTCCGCCTTCCTGG AGCCCTATAGCCCGGCCGTCTGGGTCATGATGTTTGTGATGTGCCTCACTGTGGTGGCCATCACCGTCTTCGTGTTCGAGTATTTCAGCCCTGTTGGCTACAACCAGAACCTCACCAGCGGCAAGA ggcCAGGAGGTCCCACCTTCACCATCGGCAAGTCAGTGTGGCTGCTGTGGGCTCTGGTCTTCAACAACTCGGTGCCCATCGAGAACCCCAAGGGCACCACCAGCAAGATCATGGTGCTCATCTGGGCCTTCTTCGCCGTCATCTTCCTCGCCAGCTACACTGCCAACCTGGCCGCCTTCATGATCCAGGAGCAGTACATCGACACCGTGTCAGGGCTGAGTGACAGGAAG TTTCAGAAGCCGCAGGAGCAGTACCCCCCCTTTCGCTTCGGCACCGTCCCCAACGGCAGCACCGAGAGGAACATCCGCAGCAACTATCCCGACATGCACACCCACATGGTCAAGTACAACCAGCGCTCCGTGGAGGATGCCCTCACCAGCCTCAAAATGGG GAAGCTGGATGCCTTCATCTACGACGCAGCGGTGCTCAACTACATGGCAGGCAAAGACGAGGGCTGCAAGCTGGTGACCATCGGCAGCGGGAAGGTGTTTGCCACCACGGGCTACGGCATCGCCCTGCAGAAGGACTCGCGTTGGAAGCGAGCCATCGACCTGGCCCTGCTCCAGTTCCTGGGAGACG GTGAGACCCAGAAGCTGGAGACAGTTTGGCTGTCGGGGATCTGCCAGAATGAGAAGAATGAAGTGATGAGCAGTAAGCTGGACATCGACAACATGGCCGGGGTTTTCTACatgctgctggtggccatggggctgAGCCTGCTGGTCTTTGCCTGGGAGCACCTCGTCTACTGGAAGCTGCGTCATTCCGTCCCCAAATCCCACAAGCTTGACTTCCTCCTGGCCATCAGCAGG GGCATCTACAGCTGCTTCAGTGGGGTGCAGACCCTGGCGAGCCCCGGGCGGGCGCCCACGCCCGACGTCACCGCCAGCTCGGCCCAGGCCAACGTGCTGAAGATGCTGCAGGCGGCCAAGGAGATGGTGTCGACGGCCAGTGTGGGCGGCTCGCTGGAGCAGGCCACCCGCACCATCGAGGACTGGAGCAGCCACAGCGAGCGCCTCCAGACCACCTTCTCCCTGAGGACACCCCAACTGGTGGTGCAGAacagcaccggcgcccaccgggGCCCCCCCTACAGCACGGCCCCCACCGAGAGGCTGGGGAGAGCCAGTGCTCCCAAGGGTGCTCCCCTGGGGCTGCCGCTGCCGCAGCCCATCCCCGTGGACTCACGGCTGCCCGGGGAGGAGAAGTGGAGAGGGACAAATGAGCATGTCCCCCGCCTCCTCCACCCCCTGAAGTTTCGGGGTGGCTGTGCGGGGGATGAAACCCTCCTGGGTTTCCCCCACCTCCTGGTGAAGACCACCTCCCCTGGGGGCGATATTGGGGAGCAGGCACTGATGGGGAACCACATCGGGGCTCCCCTCCCGCCTCCCACATCCCCCAGGGACCTCCCGCCGCCAGACATCTACAGGGAGCACAAGCGGCCATCGGGAAGGGGGGAGCGGCTGCAAAacacccccctgctcccaggagatgggggacagaggggctcAGGGacgctgccccagctgccctcgGCGGCGGAGAAGAGGCGGGAGGTGGGCAGCCCCTTCctgcctccatcctgcccccGCGGAGCCTTCCCCAAAGCCACCAGGACTTGCAGAGCTGGGGGCGAGCCGGCCCGGCCGGAGGCTGCGGTGATGGAGCGGGAGAAGCCGAGCCGGTGGGCGAACTCGGCCAGGgtgcccggggagcggggcgagAAGCGGCGTACGGGGGGGGTGCGACGCTGCGGTGCTGCCCGACTGCCCGCCCGCGCCGACGTGCCCGACCTCTTCCCCGAAGCCGAGGCTGGCTACGGCTGTGGCCCCCGTTGCCCCCAGGCCACCAGCCGTCTGGCACCGCGCTCACCCATGGTCAGGCTGCCGTCCTACCGGGAGGCTTGCCGGCAAAACCCccgtgccaccaccaccaccgcgcCGGCGTGCGCGCCGTATGCCTGCATGAACTCCTATGCCAACCTGCCCCTCTACCTGGGGCACCTCTCGCgggggtccccgctgccccgggagcaccccggggtgctggcGGGCTgtggccgggggccggggcgctggGCCGGCGGCTGCAGAGACTGCGGGAGGCGTGGGGAGACGGCCTTGCTGCGGGCAGTGGGGACGGAGAGGAGGGACCCGCTGGTGGCCCATGGGGTGACGAGTCCCTGCGCCGGCGGGTCCTGGCGGCGGGTCTCCAGCCTGGAGTCGGAGGTGtga